In Kitasatospora sp. NA04385, a single genomic region encodes these proteins:
- a CDS encoding DUF2786 domain-containing protein, giving the protein MTSTDQPVDELVAEAVGRVAGAPAGGLEYVVDGAASSLAASAERWPAVSRALLGVAERSVARCWAAGWQPADLVRVARRELGPVQVALAADLIAAEGRRHPAAALDRRWREQLRELDAHPWWPSDEAYLPEFAARHRLDRFALATAALELLRVWALLPPVQPVGPAPGQAAPRTGAPRADEPRMLGRIRALLAKAESTGFPEEAEALTAKAQELMARHSIDEALLAAGGGRSADDPAAVRIGVDNPYEGPKTMLLDAVAAANRCRVVWAKEFGFCTVVGFDADLDAVELLYTSLLVQATAAMHRAGSRKHKDGAARTKAFRQSFLVAYAARIRERLAGATERATERAAEEAAAGRTNGTGPDGDPLPAVPAGGLLPVLAARAEAVEDAVREMFPRLVSQRVRVSDGEGWAEGRAAADRASLHRGSGRIER; this is encoded by the coding sequence GTGACCAGCACCGATCAGCCCGTGGACGAGCTGGTGGCGGAGGCGGTGGGCCGGGTGGCGGGGGCGCCGGCCGGGGGGCTGGAGTACGTGGTGGACGGGGCCGCGTCGTCGCTGGCGGCGTCGGCGGAGCGCTGGCCGGCGGTGAGCCGGGCGCTGCTGGGGGTGGCGGAGCGGTCGGTGGCCCGGTGCTGGGCGGCCGGGTGGCAGCCCGCCGACCTGGTGCGGGTGGCCCGGCGGGAGCTGGGGCCGGTGCAGGTCGCGCTGGCGGCGGACCTGATCGCGGCGGAGGGCCGGCGGCACCCGGCGGCGGCGCTGGACCGGCGCTGGCGGGAGCAGCTGCGGGAGCTGGACGCGCACCCGTGGTGGCCGTCCGACGAGGCGTACCTGCCGGAGTTCGCGGCCCGGCACCGGCTGGACCGGTTCGCGCTGGCGACGGCGGCGCTGGAGTTGCTGCGGGTCTGGGCGCTGCTGCCGCCCGTCCAGCCGGTGGGCCCGGCGCCCGGGCAGGCCGCGCCCCGGACGGGGGCGCCGCGCGCGGACGAGCCGCGGATGCTGGGCCGGATCCGGGCGCTGCTGGCGAAGGCCGAGTCGACCGGGTTCCCGGAGGAGGCGGAGGCGCTGACCGCGAAGGCCCAGGAGCTGATGGCCCGGCACTCGATCGACGAGGCGCTGCTCGCGGCGGGCGGCGGCCGGTCGGCGGACGACCCGGCGGCGGTGCGGATCGGCGTGGACAACCCGTACGAGGGCCCGAAGACGATGCTGCTGGACGCGGTGGCGGCGGCGAACCGGTGCCGGGTGGTGTGGGCGAAGGAGTTCGGGTTCTGCACGGTGGTCGGCTTCGACGCCGACCTGGACGCGGTCGAGCTGCTGTACACCTCGCTGCTGGTGCAGGCGACGGCGGCGATGCACCGGGCGGGCAGCCGCAAGCACAAGGACGGCGCGGCCCGCACCAAGGCGTTCCGGCAGTCCTTCCTGGTGGCGTACGCGGCGCGGATCCGGGAGCGGCTGGCCGGGGCCACCGAGCGGGCCACCGAACGGGCCGCCGAGGAGGCCGCGGCGGGGCGTACGAACGGCACCGGCCCGGACGGGGATCCGCTGCCGGCCGTCCCCGCCGGCGGCCTGCTGCCCGTACTGGCGGCCCGGGCGGAGGCCGTCGAGGACGCTGTGAGAGAAATGTTCCCCAGACTCGTCTCGCAGCGGGTGCGGGTGAGTGACGGCGAGGGCTGGGCCGAGGGCCGGGCCGCCGCCGACCGGGCCTCCCTGCACCGCGGTTCGGGGCGCATCGAACGCTGA
- a CDS encoding ADP-ribosylglycohydrolase family protein, translating to MDFAQRVRGSLLGGALGDALGWPVEFQRLEQIRAGYGPAGLTDLADAGRGGQVTDDTQMTLFTAEGLLRGGRPEDLHAAYRRWFLTQRLPGPGPNPDGWLAAQEFLYASRAPGNACTTGIATDYRPAAPFGQDGPVNPASKGCGTVMRSAPFGLVGPDPEQAFQRAAVAAQLTHGHPTGYLAAGAFAALVAYLAAGVPLRPAVDAVLARLDAQHWGQETGDALRRAVRIAAEGPGSAEAVERVGLGWIAEECLAIAVYAALVGADARAALVLAVNHSGDSDSTGAVCGNLVGAVYGLSGLPADWCALVEGREVVLQVADDLVTARTPGDRTALAARYPLPRATAVPGPAAPPSPAPVTASPCHREP from the coding sequence GTGGACTTCGCACAACGCGTGCGCGGCTCGCTGCTCGGCGGGGCCCTGGGCGACGCCCTGGGCTGGCCGGTCGAGTTCCAGCGCCTGGAGCAGATCCGCGCCGGGTACGGCCCGGCCGGCCTGACCGACCTGGCGGACGCCGGGCGCGGCGGCCAGGTCACCGACGACACCCAGATGACGCTGTTCACCGCGGAGGGCCTGCTGCGCGGCGGCCGCCCGGAGGACCTGCACGCCGCGTACCGGCGCTGGTTCCTCACCCAGCGGCTGCCCGGGCCCGGCCCGAACCCGGACGGCTGGCTGGCCGCCCAGGAGTTCCTGTACGCGTCGCGGGCCCCGGGCAACGCCTGCACCACCGGGATCGCCACCGACTACCGGCCCGCCGCCCCGTTCGGCCAGGACGGCCCGGTGAACCCGGCCTCCAAGGGCTGCGGGACGGTGATGCGCTCGGCGCCGTTCGGCCTGGTCGGGCCGGACCCGGAGCAGGCCTTCCAACGGGCCGCCGTGGCCGCGCAGTTGACCCACGGCCACCCCACCGGCTACCTCGCCGCCGGTGCGTTCGCGGCCCTGGTCGCCTACCTCGCGGCCGGGGTGCCGCTGCGGCCCGCGGTGGACGCGGTGCTCGCCCGGCTCGACGCGCAGCACTGGGGCCAGGAGACCGGCGACGCCCTGCGCCGGGCGGTGCGGATCGCCGCGGAGGGCCCGGGCAGCGCGGAGGCGGTGGAGCGGGTCGGCCTCGGCTGGATCGCCGAGGAGTGCCTGGCCATCGCCGTCTACGCGGCCCTGGTCGGTGCGGACGCCCGCGCGGCCCTGGTGCTGGCGGTGAACCACTCCGGCGACAGCGACTCCACCGGCGCGGTGTGCGGCAACCTGGTGGGCGCGGTGTACGGCCTGTCCGGCCTGCCCGCCGACTGGTGCGCGCTGGTGGAGGGCCGCGAGGTCGTCCTCCAGGTCGCCGACGACCTGGTCACCGCCCGCACCCCGGGCGACCGCACGGCCCTGGCCGCCCGCTACCCCCTGCCCCGCGCCACGGCCGTCCCCGGCCCCGCCGCACCCCCGTCACCGGCCCCCGTCACCGCCAGCCCGTGCCACCGCGAGCCCTGA
- a CDS encoding ADP-ribosylglycohydrolase family protein, translating into MRRATGALLGLAIGDALGKPTEFLNLHEIGLLSPDWRQLPLPGKAQVTDDTQMTLALARALRDALAEGPLVPPRLEAPLRAEFVDWWRSPDNDRAPGMTCLRSCFRLSTGRPWQDASDLGSKGCGANMRVAPLGLVRELTDRQVAGAAQLQSGLTHGHPTALAASELTAFTVRWLAQGADPAGLPARLRAHAHEQRTRYDEFWLGDLASRDHFGSPEEFIARGWDESLRALDRLDAALAAADPEADPCERTGAGWVAEEAFASALLCFLLFPDDPVAAVRRAAVSSGDSDSLACLAGAFAGARHGADAWPREWTERIEYREELLAFGALWD; encoded by the coding sequence ATGCGGCGGGCGACCGGAGCACTGCTGGGCCTGGCCATCGGGGACGCCCTCGGCAAGCCCACCGAGTTCCTGAACCTCCACGAGATCGGGCTGCTCAGCCCCGACTGGCGACAGCTTCCGCTGCCCGGGAAGGCCCAGGTCACCGACGACACCCAGATGACGCTCGCGCTCGCCCGCGCCCTGCGCGACGCCCTCGCCGAGGGGCCGCTCGTCCCGCCGCGCCTCGAAGCGCCGCTGCGCGCGGAGTTCGTCGACTGGTGGCGCTCCCCGGACAACGACCGGGCCCCCGGCATGACCTGCCTGCGCTCCTGCTTCCGGCTCTCCACCGGCCGGCCCTGGCAGGACGCCAGCGACCTCGGCTCCAAGGGCTGCGGCGCGAACATGCGGGTCGCCCCGCTCGGCCTGGTCCGCGAGTTGACCGACCGCCAGGTGGCCGGCGCCGCCCAGCTGCAGTCCGGCCTCACCCACGGCCACCCCACCGCGCTCGCCGCCAGCGAACTCACCGCGTTCACCGTCCGCTGGCTCGCCCAGGGCGCCGACCCGGCCGGACTCCCGGCCCGGCTGCGCGCCCACGCGCACGAACAGCGCACCCGCTACGACGAGTTCTGGCTCGGCGACCTCGCCTCCCGGGACCACTTCGGCTCCCCGGAGGAGTTCATCGCCCGCGGTTGGGACGAGAGCCTGCGCGCCCTCGACCGGCTCGACGCCGCGCTCGCCGCCGCCGACCCCGAAGCCGACCCCTGCGAGCGCACCGGCGCGGGCTGGGTCGCCGAGGAGGCCTTCGCCAGCGCCCTGCTGTGCTTCCTGCTGTTCCCCGACGACCCGGTCGCCGCCGTCCGCCGCGCCGCGGTCTCCTCCGGCGACTCCGACTCCCTGGCCTGCCTGGCCGGCGCGTTCGCCGGCGCCCGGCACGGCGCGGACGCCTGGCCGCGGGAGTGGACGGAGCGCATCGAGTACCGCGAGGAGCTGCTGGCGTTCGGCGCGCTCTGGGACTGA